The genome window TTTCAGCGCGCTCTCTTTACAGGAAACGAGTTTTACCGAATGGCTGGAAGCGATGCTGAGGAATATCGCATTCCTGCTCAGCGTCTGGAAGTGGAAGTGCTGGAGACCGAGATGGCATCGAATTTCAGTCATTTCATGCAGTCGCTGGAGCGGTTGAAGCGTCTGGGGGTGCATTTGTGCATTGATGATTTTGGCACGGGCTATTCCACCTTGTGGGCGCTGAAACAAATGCCAATGGACACGCTGAAAATCGATCGCGGTTTCGTGCAGGGCTTGCCTCACGATCAGGACAATGCCGCCATTGTGCAGGCGATGATTGTGGCTGCCCACACTCTGGACATGGAAGTCATTGCAGAAGGGGTGGAACGGGGAGAAGAATACCGCTTTCTGGTGGAGCATGGCTGTGACCGGGCGCAGGGCTTCCTCTTTGCTCACCCCCAATCGGCGGAGCATACGGCGAAGGTGCTCAAACTGGGTCGGCTGGTGCGTTTCCCGCTGGGGGAATTTGCCCGAAAAGTCTGAAAAGAACAAAATTTCCATTGACAGAAGGGCGCGCCTGCGTATAATTCAAAACCGCGCTGGCGCATAAAGCCTGTGCGCCCAGGCGAAAAACAGCACGTTGAAAAAATCACCAAGGCAAATTCGGGAAAATCTCTTGACAAAACGAGCGAAATCGATATAATAAAAACGCTCAAACGATGAAGATCCTGCTTCACGCAAAGCGGATCGTTTACAAGAGAAGATTACCGGTACAGGCGGGCGTCGCGGAAAGCATCCGATGTCGCAGCAGAAATGTTGAGGGCATCGGGCTTTTTGTCGAAATAAGCCGGTCGAGGGGCACCTTAACAACTGAAGAGTGATAGGGAGAGAGTAAGGAAGGGCACTGAAGATTCCGGAAGAGATTGAACCACTGAAGAAGTGGAGAAGATTTTTTGCGGAGAGTTTGATCCTGGCTCAGGATGAACGCTGGCGGCGTGCCTAATACATGCAAGTCGAACGGGGGCAGTAGCGATACTGTCCTAGTGGCGAACGGGTGAGTAACGCGTTGGTGACCTGCCCCAGAGAGGGGGATAACAGACCGAAAGGTCTGCTAATACCGCATAAGTTCTCAGCAGTTAGAGGGGTTGAGAAGAAAGCCGAAAGGCGCTCTGGGAGGGGCCTGCGTCCCATCAGCTAGTTGGTAGGGTAACGGCCTACCAAGGCGAAGACGGGTAGGGGACCTGAGAGGGTGGCCCCCCACAATGGAACTGAAACACGGTCCATACACCTACGGGTGGCAGCAGTAGGGGATATTGGTAAATGGGCGAAAGCCTGACCCAGCAACGCCGCGTGCGCGAAGAAGGCCTTCGGGTTGTAAAGCGCTTTTCTGAGGGATGAGGAAGGACAGTACCTGAGGAATAAGTCTCGGCTAACTACGTGCCAGCAGCCGCGGTAAGACGTAGGAGACGAGCGTTATCCGGATTTACTGGGCGTAAAGCGCGTGCAGGCGGCTCGTTAAGTTGGATGTGAAAGCCCCTGGCTAAACTAGGGGAGGTCGTTCAAGACTGGCGGGCTAGAGTGCAGCAGAGGAGAGTGGAATTCCGAGTGTAGCGGTAAAATGCACAGATATTCGGAAGAACACCAGAGGCGAAGGCGGCTCTCTGGGCTGCAACTGACGCTCAGACGCGAAAGCTAGGGGAGCGAACGGGATTAGAGACCCCGGTAGTCCTAGCCGTAAACGATGTGGACTTGGCGTGGGTAGGGTAAAGCCTGTCCGTGCCGAAGCAAACGCGATAAGTCCACCGCCTGGGGACTACGGCCGCAAGGTTAAAACTCAAAGGAATTGACGGGGGCCCGCACAAGCAGCGGAGCGTGTGGTTTAATTCGATGCTACACGAAGAACCTTACCAGGGTTTGACATGTACGTGGTAGGGAAACGAAAGTGGACCGACCCTTCGGGGAGCGTACACAGGTGTTGCATGGCTGTCGTCAGCTCGTGTCGTGAGATGTTCGGTTAAGTCCGCTAACGAGCGCAACCCGCGCCGCGTGTTACAAGTGTCACGCGGGACTGCCGGTGTCAAGCCGGAGGAAGGTGCGGATGACGTCAAGTCAGCATGACCTATATATCCTGGGCTACACACACGCTACAATGGCCGGTACAATGGGTCGCGAAGCCGCGAGGCGGAGCCAATCCAGAAAGCCGGTCTCAGTTCAAATTGCAGGCTGCAACCCGCCTGCATGAAGACGGAGTTGCTAGTAACCGCAGGTCAGCCATACTGCGGTGAATACGTTCCCGGGCCTTGTACACACCGCCCGTCACGTCATGGGAGCTGGCAACACCTGAAGTCGGTATCTGAACCGAAAGGGAGGAGCCGCCGAGGGTGGGGCTGGTGACTGGGACGAAGTCGTAACAAGGTAGGAGTACCGGAAGGTGCGCCTGGATCACCTCCTTTCTAGGGGGGGGGTTCAGGGTGAGGCTAAGGCTGAGCCCTGCACTTCCTTGTGAAGATGAAAGAAAAAAATCCTCGCCGGAGCGGATCGGTGAGGTTCTCCAGGGGTCTTTCCCCAATCTTTCCCTGTCACTCTTGAGTTGTTGAGGTGCGAAATTTGGGCCTTTAGCTCAGTTGGTTAGAGCGTGCCTCTGATAAGGGCAAGGTCTCAGGTTCGAGCCCTGAAAGGCCCACTGGCTCTCCAGTAGGGGAGCTGCGCCCGAAGACGGGGATGTAGCTTAGTTGGGAGAGCGCCGCCTTTGCACGGCGGAGGCCAGGGGTTCGAGTCCCCTCATCTCCACCTGGCCCTTAAAAAGGAGTGGGACGACAGGTTGAAAGAGTGCAACAATTGCGTTTGAAAGTGGTTTGACGATCCGATCGGGGAATCAATCAGCAGCCCGGCGGTGAGTCGGGCTGCGCTGTCGAAAAAAACCTGTCTGAGTCTTGAAGTGCCGTGGGCTACTTTTGAAGAAAAGTGGCTGACGGGGCTCGAAGACGGAGCCTTGAGAAGGGGAGCACCTTAAGAATAGAATAGTGTAGTAGAGAGAAGAAGGCGCATCAAGCAGTAGAAGAAGAAAGAGGACTGAGGTCCTCGCATCACGTGAAGAAGCTGATAAGGCTCGTGGTGGATGCCTAGGCGCCAGATGCCGAAGAAGGACGTGGGTCACTGCGAAAAGCCTCGGGGAGCTGTGAACGAGCGACGATCCGGGGATATCCGAATGGGGAAACCCGATGGAGCGAACCTCCATCATCCTCTGCTGAACACATAGGCAGAGAGAAGGGAACCTGGGGAACTGAAACATCTAAGTACCCAGAGGAAAAGAGAGCATTCCCTGAGTAGTGGCGAGCGAAAGGGGAGCAGCCCAAACCGTGCGGGGAACCGTACGGGGTTGTAGGGCTCGGCGGATAGGAGGAAAAACGCGAAGGTTAGCGGAAAGGTGTGGGAAAGCCTACCAAAGAGGGTGATAGTCCCGTACGCGAAAACTGGAGCGCTCCTGCCGAGTACCTGAGTACTGCCGGGCACGCTAATCCGGCAGGAATCTGGGGGGTCCACCCTCCAAGGCTAAATACATCTGGCGACCGATAGTGAACAAGTACCGTGAGGGAAAGGTGAAAAGTACCCCGGTGAGGGGAGTGAAATAGAACCTGAAACCGCGAGCTGACAAGCAGTTGGAGGGCTAATGGCGTGACGGTGGCCTGCAGGAATGCGGGACGCGGCGCTAGGCCTGACAGCGTGCCTCTTGGAGAATGAGCCTGCGAGTTAATCTCTGTGGCGAGGTTAAGGGAGAGACACCCGAAGCCGTAGCGAAAGCGAGTCTGAAGAGGGCGAAGAGTCGCAGGGATTAGACACGAAACCGGGTGAGCTACCCATGTCCAGGGTGAAACGGGTGTAAAAGCTCGTGGAGGCCCGAACCTACTAACGTTGCAAAGTTAGGGGATGAGGTGTGGGTAGAGGTGATATGCCAAACGAACCCGGAGATAGCTTGTTCTCCCCGAAATAGCTATAGGGCTAGCGCTTCTCAGTAATCAACGGAGGTAGAGCACTGAATGAGCTAGGGGGCTTAGGGCTTACCGAACTCAATCAAACTCCGAATGCCGTTGATGGAAGGGGAGCAGTCGGACTACGGGTGATGAGATTCGTGGTCGAGAGGGAAACAGCCCAGATCATCGGCTAAGGTCCCCAAATTCAGGCTAAGTGGGAAACGATGTGGAGTTACCGAGACAACCAGGAGGTTGGCTTAGAAGCAGCCATCCTTTTAAGAGTGCGTAATAGCTCACTGGTCAAGTGATTCTGCGCGGAAAACTTAACGGGGCTAAGCCTGATACCGAAGCCATGGGATCTACGCGAAGGTGTAGATCGGTAGGGGAGCGTTCCGCGAGCGGGGAAGGCATACCGGAAGGAGTGCTGGAGCGAGCGGAAGTGAGAATGCAGGCATGAGTAGCGTAAAACACGTGAGAACCGTGTTCACCGAAAGTCTAAGGTTTCCGACGCCAGGTCAATCCGCGTCGGGTTAGTCAGGTCCTTAGGCGAGGCCGAAAGGCGTAGCTGATGGGAAGTCGGTCAACATTCCGACACCGGTAGACTGGAGCGAAGGGGGGACGCGGGGAGGTAAGCCAGCCCACGAATGGTGGAGTGGGTGCATGGGATGGCAGGCGAAGAGGCGAGGAGGGAAATCCCCTGGCTGAGCTGAGATCCCGTGGCGAGCCGTAAGGCGAAGTGAGCTGAACCTAACCGCCGAGAAAAGCCTCTAAGCGAAGAAGGTGTACCGCCTGTACCGCAAACCGACACAGGTAGACGGGTAGAGAATACCCAGGTGAACGAGAGAACCCTCGTTAAGGAACTAGGCAACATAGCCCCGTAACTTCGGGAGAAGGGGTGCCTGCCCGGGTGACGCAAGGAGCCTGGGCGGGTCGCAGCGAAGCGGCTCTAGTGACTGGTTAACAAAACCACAGGTCTCTGCGAAGTCGAAAGACGACGTATAGGGGCTGACGCCTGCCCAGTGCCGGAAGGTTAAGGGGAAGGGTTAGCGCAAGCGAAGCTCCGAACCGAAGCCCCGGTGAACGGCGGCCGTAACTATAACGGTCCTAAGGTAGCGAAATTCCTTGTCGGGTAAGTTCCGACCCGCACGAACGGCGTAACAACTAGAGCGGTGTCTCAACGAGGGACTCGGCGAAATTGAAATGGCTGTGAAGATGCGGCCTACCCGCAGCAGGACAAAAAGACCCCGTGGAGCTTTACTGCACCCTGTCATTGAGTTTGGGCACTGTTTGTGTAGGATAGGTGGGAGGCTGAGAAGCTGGGACGCCAGTCTCGGTGGAGCCGACGGTGAAATACCACCCTGACAGTGTTTAGACCCTAACCTCTTGCCTGAAAGCAGGGAGAGGGACCGTGGCAGGCGGGCAGTTTGACTGGGGCGGTCGCCTCCTAAAAGGTAACGGAGGCGCCCAAAGGTTCCCTCAGGCTGAATGGAAACCAGCCGGAGAGTGCAAAGGCAGAAGGGAGCTTGACTGCAAGACCAACGCGTCGAGCAGAGACGAAAGTCGGGCTTAGTGATCCCACGGTACTGAGTGGAAGGGCCGTGGCTTACCGGACAAAAGCTACCCCGGGGATAACAGGCTGGTGAGGTCCAAGAGTTCACATCGACGACCTCGCTCGGCACCTCGATGTCGGCTCATCGCATCCTGGGGCTGGACAAGGTCCCAAGGGTCGGGCTGTTCGCCCGTTAAAGCGGTACGCGAGCTGGGTTCAGACCGTCGTGAGACAGGTCGGTCTCTATCCGCTGTGGGCGCAAGGGGTTTGAGAGGATCTGCTCCTAGTACGAGAGGACCGGAGTGGACAGACCGCTAGTGTGCCAGTTGTCGTGCCAACGGCATCGCTGGGTAGCTATGTCTGGCAGAGATAACCGCTGAAAGCATCTAAGTGGGAAACTCGCCTCAAGATGAGACCCCTCATCCGCAAAGGAGTAAGATCGCAGGAAGACGACCTGCTAGATAGGCGGCATGTGGAAGCGCTGTAAGGCGTGGAGCAAAGCCGTACTAATGATCGAGGGCTTCTTTATGTGGTGCGAGGATCTGGGTCTTCTTTCAGAAGAAGCGCCTTTATAGAACTCTCTACAAGTGAAAACAGTCTTTTGGTGATAGGAGCGACGTTGGTACACCCGGCAACATCCCGAACCCGGTCGTTAAGGACGTCAGCGCCGATGGTACTTGGGGGGCGACCCCCTGGGAGAGTAGGTCATCGCCAAAAGACTTTTTCTTTTTAATTCCCAGTGGCGGCGTACTTTGTACGCCGCTTTTGCTAACTCCCATTAAAATACATCCTATGAACATCGCCATGCTTTCTTACCATACCTGCCCGCTGGCAACCCTGGGCGGCAAGGACACCGGCGGTATGAACGTGTACGTCCGCGAGGTGACGCGCTTTCTGGGCATGCGCGGCGTGCATGTGGATGTCTTCACCCGCTCGCAGGATGAACACGTGCCCCACGTCCTGCACGACCTGGGCTTTGGCAACCGCGTGGTGCATCTCCCCGCCGGAGCAGAGACCTGGCTCCCCAAACGCCAACTGGTGGACTTCATCCCGCAGTTTGCCGAGGGCGTTCTGCGCTTTGCCCGCGAGAAGGGTATTCATTACGACCTGATTCACGCCAACTACTGGATGTCGGGTATTGCCGCCGAGACCCTCAAAGCCGAGTGGAACGTGCCGGTGGTGACCATGTTCCACACCCTGGGACTGATGAAAAACCGCATTGCCCGCTCGCCCGAAGAGATGGAAGGCGAGTACCGCATCAACGGTGAACGGCGTGTTTTGCAAATTTCCGACCGTATCATTGCCGCCACCCTGGCGGAAAAAGCCCAACTGCAGTTCCTCTATCAAGCCGATGAGGGCAAAATCCGCATCGTGCCGCCGGGGGTGGATACGGCGCGCTTCTACCCCATTCCCCGCGAGGAAGCCTGCGAAGCCATCGGTATCCCCCCCGAAGACCGCATGTTGCTGTTCGTGGGGCGTATTGAGCCGCTTAAGGGGCTGGATACGCTGATGCGCGCCATTGCCATCCTGCGCGAGTGCGGGGTGCAGTGCCATGTCCCGCATTACCTGGCGGTGGTGGGCGGTGATCCTTCGGCATCGGGGGAAAAACTCTCCGACGAGATGGCGCGCTTGCAAGCCCTGCGCCGTGAACTGCATTTGGAAGACCTGGTGCTGTTTCTGGGCAAGCGCGCGCAGGATACTCTTCCTTACTACTACTCCGCCGCCGAGGTGCTGATCATGCCCTCGCATTACGAGTCCTTTGGCATGGTGGCGCTGGAAGCCATGGCATGCGGCACACCGGTGGTGGCGTCTCAGGTGGGCGGGCTGGCGTTCCTGGTGCAGGACGGGCTGACCGGTTACGTGGTGCCGGATGGCGACCCGCAAGCCCTCAGCGAGCGCCTGCGCCTCTTGTTGATGGACGGCGAACTGCGCCAGCGCATGGGCTTGCAGGCGGCGGCTTATGCCCGTCAGTATGCCTGGGAGAACATCGTCGAGCGTCTGCTGGGCGTGTATTCCGAAGTGCTGACCTGCTGAAAGGATAGGGGGGATGCGCAAGGCACTGCTGGGCTGGAAAATCCTGCGGGCGCTGGGCTGGCGCGCGCTGACCTGGTACGCCGTGTACCGGCTGGGGCTGTGGACGGGACACTTTGCCCGCCAGAAGCCGCCTGCTGTGCCGCCTTCTGCGCGTCTGCGCCCGCTGTGGCATCTGCCCGATGCCGCGCATCTCCGCGCGGCGGGCGGGGAAGAGGCTTACCGCAACCTGATGGCAGAGGCAGAGGACATCCTTGCCGGGCAGGTGCGCCTGTACGGCGGGGAGAAAGTCCCCCTGCAATTCACCCCGCCGCTCCCCCTGCGTCCCTGGACGGCGTACGAGGGCGGACGTCACCTTCCCCCGGGAGTGGATATCAAAGACTTGTGGGAGCCTGCCCGTTTTGGCTGGGCGTTCGTGCTGGGCAGAGCCTACCGCTGGAGCGGCGATGAGCGTTTCCCTGCCGCTTTCTGGACATACCTGGAAACCTTCGACCGCGCCAACCCGCCCTATCAGGGGGTGAACTGGCTTTCCGGGCAGGAAGTGGCTCTGCGTCTGCTGGCACTGCTCTTTGCCGGCGATGTCTTTGCCGCTTCACCGCACACCACCCCCCAGCGTCTCTCCCGCCTGACGGCGATGGTGGTGGAACACGCCGCGCGCATCCCGCCCACGCTGGCGTATGCCCGTGCGCAGTTCAACAATCACCACCTCAGCGAAACCCTGGGGCTGTACGCCGCCGGTCTGGCGCTGGAGGGCATGCCGCAGGCAGAACGCTGGCGCGAGCAGGGCTGGCGGGAACTCAACCGCGCCCTGCAGAGGCAAATTGCCGCCGACGGCACGTACTGCCAGCACTCGGTGAATTACCACCGCCTGATGCTCCACCTGGCGTTGATGGCGGATGCCTTTGCCCGCCGCGAGGGGCGCGCCTGGCAGGCGGAGACGAGCGCGCGTCTGCGCGCCGCCACGGCGTGGCTTTCTGCCTGTTTGGATGAAATCTCCGGGCGGATGCTCAACCTGGGGCATCACGACGGGGCATGGATTTTGCCGCTCTCGGCGGGGGGCATTGCCGATGGGCGTCCTACCGTGCAAGCCGCCGCGCTGGCGTTTGGCGGCGGGGCGGCACTGCCCCCCGGCGCATGGGATGAACTGGCGTTGTGGCTGAATCTGCCTGCTCTGGGGGAAGGTGGACAACTTTCCCGTTCCCCTGCCGTTCACCGCCTGGGTGAGCGCGGCGATTGGGCAGTCCTGCGCACGGCGCGCCTGACTTCGCGCCCGGCGCACGCCGATGCCCTGCACGTGGATTTGTGGCATGGAGGCGTCAATCTGTTGAAGGATGCCGGCACGTACCGCTACAACGCTCCCGCACCCTGGGAGAACGGGCTGGCGGGCGCCCTGGTGCATAACAGCATCACGGTGGATGAGCATGAGCCGATGACCCGCGCGGGGCGTTTCCTCTGGCTGGATTGGGATCATTCGTGGGTCACGGAAGAAGACGAAATGCAGGTAACTGCCGTGCGCGAGGGCTATCTGCGCCTGGGAATCCTGCATCGGCGCACCCTGCGGCGGGTGGAGCGCGGCAGGTGGCGCATCAGCGACTATTTGTTGCCTTACGGCAAACGTCCTTCTCTCCATACGTTTACCCTGCATTTCCTTCT of Anaerolinea thermophila UNI-1 contains these proteins:
- a CDS encoding glycosyltransferase codes for the protein MNIAMLSYHTCPLATLGGKDTGGMNVYVREVTRFLGMRGVHVDVFTRSQDEHVPHVLHDLGFGNRVVHLPAGAETWLPKRQLVDFIPQFAEGVLRFAREKGIHYDLIHANYWMSGIAAETLKAEWNVPVVTMFHTLGLMKNRIARSPEEMEGEYRINGERRVLQISDRIIAATLAEKAQLQFLYQADEGKIRIVPPGVDTARFYPIPREEACEAIGIPPEDRMLLFVGRIEPLKGLDTLMRAIAILRECGVQCHVPHYLAVVGGDPSASGEKLSDEMARLQALRRELHLEDLVLFLGKRAQDTLPYYYSAAEVLIMPSHYESFGMVALEAMACGTPVVASQVGGLAFLVQDGLTGYVVPDGDPQALSERLRLLLMDGELRQRMGLQAAAYARQYAWENIVERLLGVYSEVLTC
- a CDS encoding alginate lyase family protein, which encodes MRKALLGWKILRALGWRALTWYAVYRLGLWTGHFARQKPPAVPPSARLRPLWHLPDAAHLRAAGGEEAYRNLMAEAEDILAGQVRLYGGEKVPLQFTPPLPLRPWTAYEGGRHLPPGVDIKDLWEPARFGWAFVLGRAYRWSGDERFPAAFWTYLETFDRANPPYQGVNWLSGQEVALRLLALLFAGDVFAASPHTTPQRLSRLTAMVVEHAARIPPTLAYARAQFNNHHLSETLGLYAAGLALEGMPQAERWREQGWRELNRALQRQIAADGTYCQHSVNYHRLMLHLALMADAFARREGRAWQAETSARLRAATAWLSACLDEISGRMLNLGHHDGAWILPLSAGGIADGRPTVQAAALAFGGGAALPPGAWDELALWLNLPALGEGGQLSRSPAVHRLGERGDWAVLRTARLTSRPAHADALHVDLWHGGVNLLKDAGTYRYNAPAPWENGLAGALVHNSITVDEHEPMTRAGRFLWLDWDHSWVTEEDEMQVTAVREGYLRLGILHRRTLRRVERGRWRISDYLLPYGKRPSLHTFTLHFLLPDWRWQVQGQDAVLLEGEGLRMRLQVQARAEPLPGKRPQAAGEMSLHLQVIRAGEVVWGEGQASPVLGWYSPTYGAREPALSLRWQVTAAPPLTLESEVVVQEANP